Genomic DNA from Candidatus Binatia bacterium:
GAAGCCGGTGACCCAGCCTTGTTCAGGGTGAGAATCATGCGAAAGTCGACACGACCGTCCGGTGCGGTCTTAATATCCTTCACCTGCACGTCGGCAAAATATTTGCCGTTGGCGATGGCTTCACGGATCGCGTTCGGGGTGTCTAACGAGTCGGTGTGTGCGCGGATCTTAATTTCCTCTGTGTCCATCACATACTCATCGACCTCCAGCTTCAGGTGTTCTGGAACTGCCGTACTAATCGCGTGAAGGGCGTCAATTGCAGTTGCACCACTCGGCGGCGCAACGCTCCCGAGTAGTTTGAGTCGTCTTTCCGCGGCTACGATTTCTTCTTTGATTTGCCGGCCCTCATCGACGATGCGTTGCACGTCCGGCAGAGTTTGGCGGAACACGTAACGAATCTGGCTGTTGATTGCTGCAAGTTGGGCTTCCAGGAAACGATAGTTTAAATACGTTTGGAGCACGAACAGACCGACGGCAAGCGCTCCAAGGCTCGCGGTTCCCCAGAGGGCACGCCGTAACTCTTCTTGGCCGCGATGGTATGCAAACTCGCCCCTACGAAAATTTAGGCCATAACAACGGTCTGGTTGGATCTCCCTGAGGGCTAATCCGATCGGAGCAGCAAACCCGGCGATTTGGTCGCGTAAGGTACTTGGCAGACCCTTCAGGGGAGATTCTTGGATGCGGTTTACGACCAGGCCGAGTTGGTCTTGCAGTTCGCGGGAGAGCAAATCGAAGTAGATACCTTCCCCAACCAGCACGCAGGTCGTTCCCTCGTCGAGCGGTCCTCCATTGAGAGCGAACAGCGTCCAACGCAGCTCTGCGACGATGTCGTTGATCGTGTTTTGCAGAACATCAAGGTGTCCATTGTCGCTGCTGGGGTGCTGCTCCCTTGTAACTTCAGGGGGGGTTATGGTCCGAAGTCCAACCAGTGTGCCGCCGCGATGAATGGCCACGGCCAGCCGGTCAATCTCCCCTCCAACGAACACAGCATGAGATGGCAAGGGCGCATCCAAAAGTTGCAGCACGTTGAGACTCGCGAGAGGTGCGAAGTCGACAATTTTCGGGTCAAGACCGGCAGCTTGTAAGGCCTGAAGGTGACCTTCGAGCTCCCCTCGGGGAACCAATGCCGCTAGGACGTTACTGCCGTTCTTTTCCTTTGCCAGTACTTGGTACGCTATCACAACCTCGTCGAGATCGAACGGCACTTGAGTTTCCAGTTCGTAGGGAACCGTTTGTTCTAATCGCTTCCGATCCTTGAATGGGAGAAAAAATGTCCGGAGGGTGACAACTTCTCCAGGCAGCGAAGAGACCACCGTATGAGGAGAGAAACTTATCTCAGCGAGGAAATTTCGCAGCTTGCCTTCGAGAGTGTCGGTCGAAGACAGAGGTAACTTGTGTAGTCCGACGATGCGGTAGTCGCGGAAGGAAGCCTCGATCAGGGCTGCGCGAACCTCGTGGCTTTGAACTTCGAGAGCTAATACTCGCTGGGGCATGGTCCTCTTGGCGCGTGTGCTCGGCTAAAATTCAACGAAGTCCGCGTTTTCTGCTTCGGGACGAAAAAGAACGGCGCCACCCTCCTTTTGCCAATATAGTCGTGTGAGCTTCCAACGCGTCACTGTACCACCGGTTGCGCCCGGCTGCACCTGTTTGGGATCCCGTCGAACGAGCATTACAGCGGACCGACTGATTCCTCCCATGCCAGTCATCGGATTCAAATTAACGATGGCTGTAGCTCGGATAGAGTAGACATTGCTTCGCGCGCCCAACATTGTACGAGCATTTCGGTATATGGGGTCCTGATTCGTTGAGGCCGAATTCACCAACGTAAGGACACTGCTTGCTTGTAATACTTGGCTTTGCCGCTGCTGGATGATTTCGTCCACAACCTGCGCGTCCCCAATAATCGCATTGAGGACCTCGCGCGGGGCGGTATTCGCGTTTACCTGGCTCGGAAACGGCCACCCGTACGCTGTGACGTATGGCCGGAGGCGGCGCAATTCTTCTTGTGTGACGAATCCGGGAACGGCGGTAACCTCGTCTAGCGAGCCGAAGTACAATGTCGTTAATGGCGGAGGAGTGGCTGCCGCACCGGGGGTAAGTCCAGCGGGCGCGCCAGGAGTGGGTGTCGTGCCGGGCATGTTCGGACTTCCAATTGGTCCGAAGTACAGCTCGAACAGTTGGTTCCAATAATCGTCGAGAGCGGTGATTGCTTCCGGCCGGGAGTTCATCAAACGCCCGAGAGTAAATAGCCACGCCTGATACCTTTGGGGGGCCTGCTCTGGGTTGGGATTCAGGCGTCCCGCCCGCCACTCGGCTTGGGTCTGAGGTCTCGTCAAGTTGATGTTGACCTTTCCACTCTCATCCCAGATTTCTACGCGCAGGCGTGAGTTGGGTGGGAGAGCGATCAAACCTCCGCCGTCGTCAATCTGGCAAGCTTTGCCCTCCCGCGCCTGCAGTGGGCACCATTCTTCGAGGAACGAATCGGTGAGTGGGTCCTGATCTTGAACGAGCAAGGCTTCGCCCAACGTGATACCTGAACGCGCCAGCAGTGCCGCTTGCAGGCTGTGGACGGAGTTTCGAGCCATCCGCGCGTCGATTTCTGCCGAAAAGAAGAACTCGGTTACGGTGATCGTCAGGAGAGCGACCACCGCGAGCGCCATAACCAGCGCCACGCCGCGTTCCCGCTTTCTGAAATTAGCCAAGTACAGCACCTCCTGGGCCCGGAGTTGGTGGGGGAACGTATAGAAGCAGGTCGACGCGGGTGCTGAACTCGACGTAGCCGCCACTGTTGTCGAACAGAAAGAGCTGGATTTCCACCACTGGTGGAAGGCCAACGGGTGTTTGGCCCGGTTGCACGGGAACGGTTGTATCCCATGAATTCAGCCAAGAACCGGTGGCGGGATCCAGATACCGGAGGCGGAGCCCGGCAACGCGGTCCACTAAGTAGACGTCGCTGGTCAAAGCACTCGTGGCACTTTCGTTGACAGCGGAACTTTCGGACGTGGCTTGTGCGAGTGGGTCGAGCAGGATCTCCTCGTGACGTAGCAACGCAAAGGCCCGCGGGACGTCCGGCATCGGTTCGAGCAAGTAAGATACGAAGGTTCTCCCCCCACGCCGCCCACCGACACTGCGATCGCGTTTGGTATCGATCACGAAACCAACCTGATCGGTGGGTACTGCGTCGTTTCCCGGTACTCCGATAAACCAGACGGCTCCCCGACTGGCGACGCCGGGAGCCAAGGCACGCTCGAGGTCGTCTGCCATCCGCATGACCGCATCTCTCCCCGCGGCGAAAAGTTCCGCACGTTCCTCCGCGCGCGCCTTGCCATCCAGTGTCCGCCACAGGACGCCGTAAACGGTGGTCGCCATGACCGCGAAAATGGTGATCGCGAGTAGCAATTCGAGCAGGGTGAAGCCTGCGGATGGCTTCTTATTGTGCGGCATCATGAACGAAGAATGTGACCTCGCAGGCATTAGGATTTCGAGGATCCCAGAATACCCGCAAAACGACTTGTCGCATGCCATCGAGCCCAGTTGGAAAGACCTCTTGATCGTAGAAGAAGCCGGGGTATCCATCGATCGGGCCGGCTTCGTTGCGGACGCTATCCAGCCCTTGCTGAAGCGCTTGGTAGTGCACTAGGCTGGCTCGCTCACGGGCGAGCAGAACGGCGCGGGCCAGATTTTGATCGTAAATAATCGTTGCAATGTTCCTTGCGTGCCAACCCAACAAAGTCACGAAGGCAATGGCGATCACCGCCAACGCGATGAGCACCTCGAGCAGTGTGAACCCACAGGTGGCCTTCCTTTCGGGCTGGAGTTTATCTGGCATAGCTGGGTTCCCAATAACCCAACTGGCCTCGTAACCTCTGAGCACGGGGATCGAACCACAACGTGTAAGCCTCGTGCGAGGTCGCAAGGTGAATCACCGTGGGCTCAGTGGTCCCGTCCGGATAAAAAAGGGTGAAGATGCTCCCTTGGGCAACTTTCACTCCTTCTAAGGGCAAGGCGACGTCGGAAATGAACACGTTGTCTCCCAGAGATACGCCCCGGGCGAGAGAGCCGACCTCAGAGACGAACTGAGCTAAATCCATACTTCCACTTTCATCCAGCGCGGCCCAGTACCGTTGCTGGTCGAGGTCGAAGTGCAGCCGGTAGGTCACACCGCTGAGCACGGCTTGGTTGCGCAAAAACCGGAACGTGAGCTGCAGCCGCTGTGCATGCGCAAGTAATTCGGCGCGCTCCCGGTTGCGAAAACGCGGAACGACCGCCACGAGCACCACGGATAGCAAAAGCAGGACGAGCGATAGCTCGATCAAGGTGAATCCGTGGTTGCCACCGAACCATCCCCGCCTCGCTCGAGCGAGAGAGGGCCGAGCCGTCCCTATTTCCTGAGTGTGCGCGTCCAACCAGAGCATGGTTAAGCCCTCGCCTCGTGGGAGGCGATGGCGGACATCGCTGCGCCAGCTGGGGAATCATCCCTGCTTCCAAAGACTGCAATCACCGCAGAGGAAAAAAGTGACCAACGGAGCGCATCGGTAATCCAGGTGCTTTTCCAAGACGCGGTCAGGTCGCTTGTGGAGCCCCGTCGGCGTTCCCGACCGTGCCACAGAGAATCATGCAGATCAGCGCAAGGACGAATGTTGAAGTAGACGCTTACTGGGGCCAGGGAGTGCTGCTCCGCACTGCACTCCAACAGACCGGATGAGCCATGCTTCGAGCCCAGCTTACTTTCTTGTGTGCTCGTGTTTGAGTCCCTGTCTTCCGACCAGTGAGGCGGACTGTCGTACAACAGCGGATCACCTCCCTGACCCAGCTGGTCGATCCGAGGTCAGCCGCGGTTGTCGATATCAGCGTTTTTCCCCTCCCCTCCTTCTTGTCCGTCTGCCCCGTACGACTTGATCACAACTGTGTTGCCATCCGAGAAGTACACGTAGGGGTTGCCCCATGGGTCAACCGGAATCTGCGCCAGATACCCGTCAGGATTCCAATTCCGTGCATTGGCAGGCCGCTGGACAAGTGCTTGAAGGCCATCCTGGGTGCTTGGGTAAAAACCGTTGTCTAGCTTGAACAGATTCAACGCTTGCTCAATCGCCTTGATATCGGCAGCTGCTTTGGTGCGTCGGGCCTCGTCGGTCCGACCGATAATTTTCGGCGCGACCAACGTAACGAGCAAACCGAGGATGAACACGACGACCATGATTTCGATCAGCGTGAATCCTGCGGCGTTTCTCAACGAGCGCATCGTAAAACCTCCTTCGCGATGGACTCCATGCTTGTTCGCGTTCCAGTTTAGCGAGGGTAACACCAGAAAGTGCGTGCTCAAAGGACGCTTAGCGGACAAGCTGATTCATCTCGAAGATGGGCAGTAAAATGGCGAGCACGATGAAGAGGACCACCGCCCCGCCAAATAGGATCATCAAAGGCTCTAAGATGCTCGTGATTGCGGCGACGGCCGTGGACACTTCGCTGTCGTAGGCGTCGGCCGCTTTGGTAAGCATGGTTTCGAGCTGCCCGCTTTTCTCGCCCACGGCGATCATGTGGACAAGCATCGGAGGGAACAATCCGCTCTTTTTGAGCGGCGGCGCAATGCTTTGGCCTTCGCGGATGCTGTTTCGTGCCTCTTCGATGGCCTGCGACAGCACGGCGTTACTAACAACGTGTTTCACAATTTCTAGCGCCACCAGCAGGTTGATGCCGCTGTTGAGCAATGTTGCCAAGGTGCGGGCGAAGCGTGCTAACGCAACCTTACGGATTAGGTTGCCGAAGTATGGGATCTTTAAAACGGTGCGGTCGAACCGCAGCCTGCCGGTCGGAGTACGTCGGCTCATTTGAATGGCAATCACTGATGCACCGAGAGCTGTGACAAAGAGCCACCAATAATCTTGAGCTAGCCCGCTCACCGTCAGCAAAATTCTAGTCATGAGTGGGAGCGTGGCTTGGTTTTCCGCGAAGATCTTCGTGATTTTCGGGACCACGTAAGAAAGCAAGAAGAGGAGGATTGCTGTGCCTGTCAGCGCCATGAGCGTAGGATAGGTCAGCGCCGAGCGGACTTTATTCCGCAGCTGCGCATAGTTCTCCGTGTAGTCCGCTAACCGGAGGAGTACGACATCGAGCGCACCGCTCGCTTCCCCCGCCCGTACCATATTGACATAAAGGTCGTTGAACACACGCGGGTGGGCTTTCATTGCGTCAGCCAGAGCTCCACCTTCGGTGACCAGCTCCCGCACCTGGGAGAGAACGCGCTTCGTGCGCGCACTTTCCGTTTGTTCGATGAGAGCTGAAAGGGCTTCGACCAACGGGATCTTGGCCCCGACAAGGGTGGCGAGTTGGCGCGTCAACAGGGCGAGCTCTTCAGGGGTGATCCGCTCGAAGTATCGTCCGATTTGCCATCCCCCTAGGGATTGTTCCGCCTTGCTTGTTCGTCGTTCCTGCTCGACGAGCTCGGTGGGGAAAACGCCTTCGCGCCGAAGTTTTTGCCGAGCTCCCTTGGGATTTTCAGCGTCAATGATGCCGCTGATTGCTCTCCCAGCAGCGTTAAATCCTCTATAGGCGTATACCGGCATAACCGTTACGATTAGTTCGTCCCCAGGTAGCCGAAGCTGCGGATGCCGATCTGCCTCACACGATATCGTCCTGTGTGACGCGTAAGACTTCCTCTATCGTGGTGATCCCAGCAAGCACTTTCTCGGCCCCGTCCTCTCGCAGCGTGTTCATACCGTGGGCTGTGGCTGTGCGGCGGATTGAAGCTGCGTCTGCATTTTTCATCACGAGGGAACGAATCTCGTCATCGACAACCAAAAGTTCATGGATCCCTGTCCTGCCGCGGTACCCTTTGCCCTTGCATTGGGCACAGCCTGGCCCCTGCTTGTAGATTTCCCGCCCGCCGAGCTGTTGGGGAGTGATGCCGACCTCCTCAATTTCCTCTCTTGTGGGACGGTAAGCAACTCGACACTCCGTGCAAACCCTCCGGACCAGGCGTTGCGCCATCACGGCGATCACTGAACTAGAGACCAAGAAGGGTTCGATACCCATGTCGAGCAAGCGGGTCATGGCACCGAACGAGTCGTTGGTGTGTAAAGTGGAAAACACGAGGTGGCCGGTAAGCGCCGCCTGAATTGCAATCTCAGCCGTCTCCGTGTCGCGAATCTCGCCGACCATGATCACGTCGGGATCCTGACGCAGGATTGAGCGAAGCCCGTTCGCGAAGGTCAAATCGATCTTCGGGTTCACCTGGATTTGCCCGATGCCGTGCAACTGGTACTCAATCGGATCTTCAATCGTGATGATGTTTTTATCGGTTGTGTTGATCTTAGCGAGGCAGGCGTACAACGTGGTTGTTTTACCGCTACCGGTGGGGCCCGTAACCAGGATGATCCCGTGGCTCTGGCGAATCAATCGGTTGACCGTTTCGAGCTTGTTTCCGGTCAGCCCGAGCTCCTCTAACTGGAGCAAGGTGCTGGCCCGATCGAGTAAACGCATGACGACACGCTCCCCGTGGGCGGTCGGCACGATGGAGACGCGGATGTCGATATCCTTTCCTGCCAGCCGAATGCGAATTCTCCCGTCCTGCGGGAGCCGTTTTTCCGCAATGTTCAGCCCGGCCATCACCTTGATTCGGGAAATAATAATCGGCTGGAAACGTTTTGGCGGCGAAAGGATGTCGTACAGTACGCCGTCGATCCGGAATCTGACCAAAAGGTCGCGCTCATACGGCTCAATATGGATATCGCTCGCTCGATCCTTCGAGGCTTGAAAAATTAATTGGTTCACCAGGCGGATGATCGGCGCTTCCTCGTCCGCGTCCAATAGATCCCTTGGTTCCTCAAGGTCAGCGAGTTCAAGGTCGAGCCGCTCTGTGTCCAGATCGTCCATGAGTTCGGAGGCCGACCCGGCAGTGATTTGGTCGTAGGCGCGGTTAATCGCGTCTAACACAAGTGGGGCGGGAGCGACAAACACCTTGATCGGGTGGCGTAGAAGCACGCGGAGGTCATCCAGTGCGCCAATCTGGCTTGGATCCGCAGAGGCGACCACCACCGCGTTGCCTTCTCTGGCAACGGGTAGCAGGAGGTAGCGCTTGGCGAAGTTGATGGGCACTTGTTGCACAAGATCGAGCACGTCCTCTTCCGGCAGACGATCGCGAAACGGCAGGCCGTAGTGGTGGGCCACAGCACGAGCCCAGGTTGCACTGTCAATTGCCCCCATCTCCTGGAGAACGTCGCCCAGACCTTTGCCCTCCCGCTGGCGTTCGCGTGCCTTCTCTAAAACCTCCTCGCTGAGGTTACCGTACTGCACGAGCAATGCTTCGAGGGAACGAGCCGCGACCGCCATGGAACTAGCTGAGTTTCCAGTTTGCTTCGTTCACCACGGGGATTTCAACCGCCTCCCTCCAGTGGAGGAAGGTGGGAGGATTCGTGCTGACCCGCATGCCCTCCGGATAGGAGGCAAATGCTTCGGCTGGACTGTCGAACACCTCCAGGCAGAGATACCGAGCACGGTAACCACCCGACTCGAACCGGTAAATCGCCCCCTTTTGAAACATGAGTGCAAGTGGCGCATCGCTCGGAACAGCCAGCGCTAAGAGCCCGTTGCTAGTTTCGAGACTCGGGAGTGGGCGACCCGAATCTTCCAACAACGCTAGCAAGATGTAGCGATTTGTGGAGCTTTTGGGCCGGCTTCCCACGTCCGCACCCTGCGCATCCTGCTCATGATTTCTGGACTCGACATCTGGGTCGGACTGCCGCCTCTGCTCTGGGTTGCCATTGTGATTGGCTCCGGGTTTGTAGACCTCGATGCGAGAGCGGGTTCCGCGCTCCGACGGCTCGCGGTCTTCCGGGGCGGGTTCGATGGACGGCCTCACCTCCCATGATGGCGCATATAGCTGCTCCCACCGCGGCGGACGCTGGCCCATTTCCTCGTAAGGTTTGCGAAGGACACGATCGCGTTCGGATACAGCAACGTTCCGCTGGTCTCGTTCGTTGCGAATGATGTGGGGCGTCAAGAAAATCAGCAAATTCGTCTTCCGGTTGCGGGTCGAGTCGAATCGAAAGGCATTTCCAATGACCGGAATGTCCCCCAAGAAAGGCACCTTGCTCACATTCTTCCCACGAGCTTCGAACATGATACCGCCAATGACAACGGTTTGCCCGTCACGAGTAACGACACTTGTCGTAGCCGACCGGATTGTGGTTGTCGGACCAAGCTGAGGATCGT
This window encodes:
- a CDS encoding prepilin-type N-terminal cleavage/methylation domain-containing protein translates to MPDKLQPERKATCGFTLLEVLIALAVIAIAFVTLLGWHARNIATIIYDQNLARAVLLARERASLVHYQALQQGLDSVRNEAGPIDGYPGFFYDQEVFPTGLDGMRQVVLRVFWDPRNPNACEVTFFVHDAAQ
- the pilM gene encoding pilus assembly protein PilM; this translates as MPQRVLALEVQSHEVRAALIEASFRDYRIVGLHKLPLSSTDTLEGKLRNFLAEISFSPHTVVSSLPGEVVTLRTFFLPFKDRKRLEQTVPYELETQVPFDLDEVVIAYQVLAKEKNGSNVLAALVPRGELEGHLQALQAAGLDPKIVDFAPLASLNVLQLLDAPLPSHAVFVGGEIDRLAVAIHRGGTLVGLRTITPPEVTREQHPSSDNGHLDVLQNTINDIVAELRWTLFALNGGPLDEGTTCVLVGEGIYFDLLSRELQDQLGLVVNRIQESPLKGLPSTLRDQIAGFAAPIGLALREIQPDRCYGLNFRRGEFAYHRGQEELRRALWGTASLGALAVGLFVLQTYLNYRFLEAQLAAINSQIRYVFRQTLPDVQRIVDEGRQIKEEIVAAERRLKLLGSVAPPSGATAIDALHAISTAVPEHLKLEVDEYVMDTEEIKIRAHTDSLDTPNAIREAIANGKYFADVQVKDIKTAPDGRVDFRMILTLNKAGSPASSRSPGRI
- the gspF gene encoding type II secretion system inner membrane protein GspF, producing MPVYAYRGFNAAGRAISGIIDAENPKGARQKLRREGVFPTELVEQERRTSKAEQSLGGWQIGRYFERITPEELALLTRQLATLVGAKIPLVEALSALIEQTESARTKRVLSQVRELVTEGGALADAMKAHPRVFNDLYVNMVRAGEASGALDVVLLRLADYTENYAQLRNKVRSALTYPTLMALTGTAILLFLLSYVVPKITKIFAENQATLPLMTRILLTVSGLAQDYWWLFVTALGASVIAIQMSRRTPTGRLRFDRTVLKIPYFGNLIRKVALARFARTLATLLNSGINLLVALEIVKHVVSNAVLSQAIEEARNSIREGQSIAPPLKKSGLFPPMLVHMIAVGEKSGQLETMLTKAADAYDSEVSTAVAAITSILEPLMILFGGAVVLFIVLAILLPIFEMNQLVR
- the gspE gene encoding type II secretion system ATPase GspE; translation: MAVAARSLEALLVQYGNLSEEVLEKARERQREGKGLGDVLQEMGAIDSATWARAVAHHYGLPFRDRLPEEDVLDLVQQVPINFAKRYLLLPVAREGNAVVVASADPSQIGALDDLRVLLRHPIKVFVAPAPLVLDAINRAYDQITAGSASELMDDLDTERLDLELADLEEPRDLLDADEEAPIIRLVNQLIFQASKDRASDIHIEPYERDLLVRFRIDGVLYDILSPPKRFQPIIISRIKVMAGLNIAEKRLPQDGRIRIRLAGKDIDIRVSIVPTAHGERVVMRLLDRASTLLQLEELGLTGNKLETVNRLIRQSHGIILVTGPTGSGKTTTLYACLAKINTTDKNIITIEDPIEYQLHGIGQIQVNPKIDLTFANGLRSILRQDPDVIMVGEIRDTETAEIAIQAALTGHLVFSTLHTNDSFGAMTRLLDMGIEPFLVSSSVIAVMAQRLVRRVCTECRVAYRPTREEIEEVGITPQQLGGREIYKQGPGCAQCKGKGYRGRTGIHELLVVDDEIRSLVMKNADAASIRRTATAHGMNTLREDGAEKVLAGITTIEEVLRVTQDDIV
- a CDS encoding GspH/FimT family pseudopilin, with translation MLWLDAHTQEIGTARPSLARARRGWFGGNHGFTLIELSLVLLLLSVVLVAVVPRFRNRERAELLAHAQRLQLTFRFLRNQAVLSGVTYRLHFDLDQQRYWAALDESGSMDLAQFVSEVGSLARGVSLGDNVFISDVALPLEGVKVAQGSIFTLFYPDGTTEPTVIHLATSHEAYTLWFDPRAQRLRGQLGYWEPSYAR
- a CDS encoding type II secretion system protein GspK, encoding MANFRKRERGVALVMALAVVALLTITVTEFFFSAEIDARMARNSVHSLQAALLARSGITLGEALLVQDQDPLTDSFLEEWCPLQAREGKACQIDDGGGLIALPPNSRLRVEIWDESGKVNINLTRPQTQAEWRAGRLNPNPEQAPQRYQAWLFTLGRLMNSRPEAITALDDYWNQLFELYFGPIGSPNMPGTTPTPGAPAGLTPGAAATPPPLTTLYFGSLDEVTAVPGFVTQEELRRLRPYVTAYGWPFPSQVNANTAPREVLNAIIGDAQVVDEIIQQRQSQVLQASSVLTLVNSASTNQDPIYRNARTMLGARSNVYSIRATAIVNLNPMTGMGGISRSAVMLVRRDPKQVQPGATGGTVTRWKLTRLYWQKEGGAVLFRPEAENADFVEF
- a CDS encoding prepilin-type N-terminal cleavage/methylation domain-containing protein, coding for MMPHNKKPSAGFTLLELLLAITIFAVMATTVYGVLWRTLDGKARAEERAELFAAGRDAVMRMADDLERALAPGVASRGAVWFIGVPGNDAVPTDQVGFVIDTKRDRSVGGRRGGRTFVSYLLEPMPDVPRAFALLRHEEILLDPLAQATSESSAVNESATSALTSDVYLVDRVAGLRLRYLDPATGSWLNSWDTTVPVQPGQTPVGLPPVVEIQLFLFDNSGGYVEFSTRVDLLLYVPPPTPGPGGAVLG
- the gspG gene encoding type II secretion system major pseudopilin GspG; this encodes MRSLRNAAGFTLIEIMVVVFILGLLVTLVAPKIIGRTDEARRTKAAADIKAIEQALNLFKLDNGFYPSTQDGLQALVQRPANARNWNPDGYLAQIPVDPWGNPYVYFSDGNTVVIKSYGADGQEGGEGKNADIDNRG